In the genome of Desulfovermiculus halophilus DSM 18834, the window GCGTCGGCCATGGATTTCACTTCGTCTCCGACGCAGTCCGGGGCCATCTTCACCTTCCGGCCCAAAAGCTCCTGCAGGCGATCGGCCACAGGGCGCAGGGACAGGGAGGGATCTTTGTCCCCTTTGGGTTTGCCCATATGGGAGCAGATCACCAGGGCCGCTCCCTGGTTCAAGATATGCTCATAGGTGGGCACAGAGGCCCGGATGCGGTTGTCGTCCCGAATGGTGCCCTGGTCGATGGGGACATTGAGGTCCGAGCGGACCAATACCCGTTTGCCGCGGAGTTGAATCTGGTCCAGATATGGCATAGGCTCCCTCCTGAAATCCTGGATATGATCTTATTAATGAGAGCAAAAAGTTGGTTACTTTTCTGTATGAAAAACTGTGATTAGTTAATGGTTGGGAGAATCCAAATCGAAATCGAAATCGGGATCGCTATCGAAATCGAAAGAATATGTCATTCGGTGCAACAGGAACCCTCAGTTTATGGATATCGATCCCGATCCCGATTTCGATTACGAACTCGAAGAAAGGAAATCACAACAATGGGTAACCACTTTCAATCGGTATCGAAATCGTTTGTATGTTTCGTTAGCGAAAGCGTGCCCGTCAGGGCATGTGAATTTGCATCTATATGCGGCAGTCGATGATTCCGGGGCGATGCTAAGTCCTCCGGAAGCGACGGTTGCCGGATAATCCTTCATTCGCATCGCTGTAGTGTGAACATCTTGGATGGTATCCGAAATTATGGGGCTGGATATGTCCGCTGTCAATTCTCTTCCTGTCGACCCAAGCCGGCTGGAGGTCTTGGACCTGAAAAATCGTCCGATTGCGGTCTTTCCAGAGAAGACCGTGCATGAACAGAAGCTCAGGCATCAGCGGGCAGCTGCCCTGATCTATACCGCAGAGGGAAAGCTTTTGTTGTCCAGACGTCCCTCCAGCAGCCTGGACGGCCCTCTGTGCTGGGATGTTTCCCTGTCCGCCCATATCTTTGCCGGACAGTCAGGATATGAGACCCTTCGTCAGGGGCTCTTTGGCCAGCTGGGGATCACTGTGTCCAAGATGCGATTTGTGCATTGCCTAGAGCCCGCTCCAGAGACAGAGCAGGAGCTTGTACCGGTCTTTACATGCATCATGCGCTCCGAGGACCCCGGAGATGAAAACCTTCGAACCATGGAGTATATGCTGGGCAAGCCCCATGAGGTCGGCTACGTCATACGCCATTTTCCCGGGCGGGTAACCTCTACCCTGCGCGTCCTGTTCGAGACCGGGGTGCTGTTCGAGGCCTGAAGGAACACGAAGCAGATTGTGGTTCTTCGACCTAGCCTGTGGATTTTGGGAGTTTACCCTCTCTTCTGTGTGCCCACTTTCGGCCCGGTATTTTCTAAGCCCCGCCAAAGGGGGATCCCTGCCCCCTCCCGGCTACTCACGTGCAGGTCACTACTTTTTGTTTGACTAAAGCTTGTCATACACGTGAGTGCCGGGTGGCGGGACCAAGAAAATGTGCGGGCCTGCCGCTTACGGCACACAGAAGAGACGGAAAACTTTTATGCTTGCAATTGCACTTCCTGTTTCGAAGAGCCCAGATTGTCCGGCTGCAGCAGAGTCCCCGGAGGCCCGGGCCGAATGATCAGATTGCGAGCAACTCGGCCATGGCCATGTGCAGTTTGCTGTTGGTGGCCAGGATGGCGTCGGCGCCCAGTGCGTAATCGGCCACCGGGGAAAATCGGCTGACCCGGCCGCCGGCCTCCTGGACCAAAAGCCAGCCGGCTGCTGTATCCCAAGGCTTGAGCCCCAGCTCGTAAAAGGCGTCAAACCTTCCGCAGGCGGTATAGGCCAGGTCCACGGCCGCAGCGCCCATGCGGCGCATGCCGCGGCAGGTGCTGAGCACACCGCGCAGCCGGGGCACAATCTCGTCGATCCGTTCCCGTTTGGCGTAAGGAAATCCGGTGGCCACCAGGGCCTGCTCGATATGGGACTGAGCGGATACGGATATGGGGGAACCGTTCAACCAGGCGCCGCAGCCCCGTTGAGCAAAGAAGCATTCCCCGGTCTTGGGCAGATTGACCACCCCCAGCTCAACTTTTCCGTCCTGCCACAGGGCAACGGATGTGGCCACTGCGAACAGGCCGTGGGCAAAATTTGTGGTCCCGTCCAGGGGATCGACGATCCAGGTCAACCGTTCGAGCTCGTTTTCGGCCGCCGATTCTTCGGCCAGAAATGAGGCCTGGGGGAGCAGGGCCGAAAGCTCCCGGGTCAGAAAGGATTCTACTGCCACGTCGGTTTCAGTGACCAGATCCACCCGGCCTTTGTAGGCAATGTCTTTGGGCTGGTCCCAATGCTGAAGGATGATCTCTCCGGCCCGGAGGACAACGTCTCGGACCGAGTCGAGCAGGGTAGAGTGGGTGGCGTTGTGCATGGTGATGTTCCTGGGCGGTAACAGGTGGCCGGTGAACGGTGAACTGTGAACTGCCTCCCGTTCATCATTCCCTGGGCTAATTCACGAACACGAACTCCATGTCCTTTTCCCGCTCCAGGGCGATGCCGGTGCCCCGCAGGACAGTGGTCAAAGGGGCTTCGTCCACGATGACGCTTATCTCGGACTGCTGGCTGATGAGCTGATCCAGGCCCTTGAGCATGGCCCCGCCTCCAGCCAGGAGCATGCCGTTGTTGGCCACGTCGGTGACCAGCTCCGGAGGGGTCTTTTCCAGGGCATTGCGCACGGCCATGACGATCATGTTCAGCGGCTCCTTGATACTTTCCCGGACCTGGCCGTCGTTGATCTCAATGGTCTTCGGCCGGCCGTCGACCATATTCTTCCCGGAGACCCGGATGCTTCTGGGCTCAGGAAGGGGAATGGCCGAGCCGAGCTCGATCTTGATTTTTTCGGCGGCGTTTTCTCCAATCAAGACCTTGTGCTCATCCTTGGTGAATCGCTGGATGGCCTCATTCATCTCATCCCCGGCCACGCGGACCGACTCGGCATAGGCCACAGAAGACAAAGAGATGACCGCGACCTCGGTGGTCCCGCCTCCGATATCCACGACCATATTGCCCATGGGCTTGTTGATTGGCAGCTTGGCCCCTATGGCGGCGGCCATGGGCTCCTCTACAAGCCTGACCTCCCGGGCTCCGGCCTGCTGGGCTGATTCGATGACCGCCCGTTTTTCGACCTGGGTGATGCCGGTTGGGACGCAGATGACTATCTTGGGTTTGACCAGCTGCAGGCCGCGGATGACCTTGCTGATGAAGAAGGCGATCATGGCCTTGGTGACTTCAAAGTCGGCGATGACCCCGTCTTTCATGGGCCGGATGGCCCGGATCCTTTCCGGAGTGCGGCCCAAGAACTCCTTGGCTTCCTTGCCCACGGCCAGGACTTTTTCGGTCCTGGAGTCCAGGGCGACCACGGATGGCTCGTTGAGCACAATGCCGTCCTTCGGGGTGTAGATCAGGGTGTTTGCCGTGCCCAGGTCCATAGCCAGATTCTTGCCCAGAAATCCGAACAGCCGTGTGAAGACCATGCGCGTGTCCTTGTTTACACTTCTTGCAGTTGCCGAAGTTTGTTCTTCAAGTACAGGTTTTCCAAAAACAGGGCTAACTGGTCGCTGATCAAGGCTACAAAATCCATGAGCTCCGAGTGAATGCTCCGTCTTTCCTCGTCAGCCAGGACCAGGACTCCCCTGGTCCGCATATGGACAATGAGCGGCACGCAGATCACGCTCTGAAACTTGGGGGCGTCGTAATGCTTCTCGAAAAGGGGGGCGCCCCGGATCCGCTCGCCCTTATCCGCTGTGGTTATCGACTTGTGATTGCGAAAGACCCAGCCGATGACCCCGGCGTTGATGTCGAACTTCTTGCGGTGCAGGTCTGTACGCCGAAAGAGGGGCCGGCTCCATCCTTCCAGGGAGTAACCGTGGCCCATCTCATCCCTGGAAGCGAAAAGACAATAACTGAAATGGGTGCACTCGGCCAGGGTCTGGAGCAGATTTTCCAAAAAGATGGACCAGCGGGGGTTGTTGTGCCGGAGGCGATGAAAGGTCTGCACCACGGCGTAAAAGCGCTGCTTCTGCTCCGAATCCTCCTGTTGGCTGAACTGGGCGCACAGGGCTTCGACCAGGTGCACAAACTGATGCAGGATCTTTTGCTGCTTGGGGCTGAAGGTGTAGGACTTCTTGCTGTCCAGACACAGGGCCCCCCGGCCATCGGGCAGAGGACAGCCCATAAAGGCCTTGATCTTGGACTCGGCCTCTTGGGGATAGTAACCCAGGCTGCCGCCTTCCCGGTGAAAGTCGTCGACCAGAAGGGGCTGATTGTTGCGCAGGACCCAGCCGACCAGGCCCTGTCCGGTCTGGATTAAGGTCCCGTTCTGGATATTGTCCCCCAGACTGAAATGGGAGACCAGGGTGTATGTGCTGTCGCTGGAATGCAGGAAGAGAACAGCGGAATAGGCGTCAAATACACTGCAGATCAGGCCCAGAATGCGGTCGAAAAAAGAGTGATCATGCATGGGATTCACTTTTTGAAATGCCGGTGGACATAGAATTCTATGCTTCGATTGTAAGTGCGCTCTTCTTCAGGCGTAAAATAGCAGGCCGGCAGTTCCCCCCGCTGGCGATGGTACTGGATGCACTCGCAGCACAGGCCGTGCCGCGGACAATTGGGATAGGTACAGGGACAGCTTTCGGAGTTTATCTTCAGACGGGGGCATCGTTCCTTTTTGTCACTCATAACTGCATCCTCCACAATCTGATGCTCGACGCCGGCACTATGGGCGGTGGTGGTCATAATCGCTGCATGGGTCGACTGCCAGAGTTTATTCAAAGCTTTGAATGCAGCCTGTAGTCGGATCTGGGATGCGCCGCCCGCCTGCGGGGCAACTGATGTTCGGGCTCTGGGACCGGAATCCGCATTCGTTTGCCGGGCAGTCTGCGGTCCCGGGGGCAATGGGGGTAAATGTAGGAGAAATGCATTGCCCTGGTCAAGCATAATACCCCATCCTGGTTGAGGGATTCTCAGCTTCTGATAAAGTTTACCCCTGGGAGCCTGAGCGCACAATCAGGAATGGGGATATCGGATCGCGGTACTTGCCTGCCTGAATCCGGAAACGTATGCTGAGGACCGATAGCAGGCAGATCCTGTGCGGATGCGCCTGCAAAAAGACTGAAGACTGAAGACTGAAGACAGAGGTCAGAAGTCAGAGGTAAGAAGACAGAGGTCAGAGGACAGAGGTCAGAAGTCAGAGATCAGAGGAAAATGGGAGTCTCTGTGGAATGTTGCTCCGATCTGGGGGTTCATGCTGTAGGGGCGAATAATCATTCGCCCTCTTTCGGTCGTGCGGGGACGCGATGTGGGCCAAAGGCAACACCCCCCGTAGCCCCCCTCAAGGGGGGACGGAGAGAAGGAAGACAGAGGTCAGAAGTCAGAAGTCAGAGGACAGAGATCAGAGGTCAGAGGCCAGAGATCAGAGGTCAGAAGACAGAGGTCAGAGATCAGAGGTCAGAAGCCAGAGGACAGAGGACAGAGGAAAACGGGAGTCTCTGTGGAATGTTGCTCCGATCTGGGGGGTCATGCTGTAGCCCTCTTTCGGCCGTGCGGGGCCGCGATGCGGGCCAAAGGCAACACCCCCCGCAGCCCCCTTCAAGGGGGGACGGAGAGAAAAAAGACAGAAGACAGAGGACAGAGGACAGAAGACAGAGGTCAGAGATCAGAAGTCAGAGGCCAAAGGTTAAAGGACTGAAAAATCAGTATGTTATAGATTCAAGCGTGGATCGTCCTGGCTATTAATCGTCTTTTTGCAGTTCCGTCGACAAAAACACAGCGAGGGGTTCGCTGAAAAAGGAGATACATGCTGTCCATCCTGCCGATGCACAATCCGATTCAGAACTATGCCTGGGGATCGCGGGAGAAGCTGGCCACGTTTTTGGGATATTCGACCCCGCCCGCAGATCCTCTGGCTGAACTGTGGATGGGTGCCCATCCCAGCGCCCCGTCGCAGGTCTATACTCAGGGACGGTGGGTCCAGCTGGATGAGCTTATTCAGCAGAGTCCGGACCGGCTGCTGGGGAAGAAGAATACGGAACGATTCGGTCCCCATCTGCCCTTTCTGTTCAAGGTTCTGGCCGTGGATCGCCCCTTGTCCCTGCAGGTCCATCCCAACGCCAAACAGGCCTGGGCCGGATATCAAAAGGAAGAGGCCCTGGCCGTTGCACCCGCTTCGGCGGAGCGGAGCTACAAGGACCCCAATCCAAAACCGGAATGCATCTGTGCCCTGGAACCGTTCTGGGGGTTGAACGGATTCCGCCCCCCGGAGGAGATCGAGCGATGGTTTGCCTGGCTGGCTCCTAAGGCCCTAAGGCCAGAGCTGGATATACTGGACAGGGAAGAAGGCCCGGAGGCTTTGTCCGGGATGCTGGAATCACTGCTGCATATGGAACCAAGGCGGAGGGTGGAGGTCCTGGAGCATGCGCGATCCAGGGTCGAAGAGGAGTCCGAACTTAACAGACAGGATCCCAGATACTGGATGGCCGTTCTGCTTGCCGAGCATCCCGGGGACATCGGCGCACTAGCCCCGGTCTTCCTCCAGTTGATGCATCTCTCTCCGGGGCAGGCAGCGTTTTTGCCCCCCGGCCGCCTGCATGCCTATCTGTCCGGCCTGGGCCTGGAGATCATGGCCAATTCGGACAATGTGCTCCGGGCCGGGCTGACCTCCAAGCATATAGACGTCCAGGAGCTGTTAAAGACCATGGATTTTGACCGCCCGGAGCAGGGAGCTCTGGAGCCCGTGCCCGGCGGCGGGGGATGGTTTGCCTACCCGTCATTCACCGAGGAGTTCGTTCTCTCCGGGTTTGAGCTCGGCCCGGGCTGCCCCCGGTTTGAAGCGTCTTTGACCGGGATCTCCATTTTACTCTGCGTGCAGGGAGAGCTGGAGATTTCCGACCAGCAGAGCGGAGAGGGGATCAGGCTGGTCCAGGGGCAGTCGGTGTGCATTCCGGGCTGTGTTCAGAGCTGGACGGCTTCCGGCCGGGGGCGGGCCTATGTGGCCGAAACCGGGGTCAACCTCGGATCATCTTTTCCGGATCGATGAGGATAGAACTTATGCAAGGTCCCATCAACAAGGATGCGTATATGCAGGAAATCCTGGCCCTGGCTCAGGAATACCAGGACGTTCCCTCCTACCACACAGTCAAAAAGATATCGGATCTGGCTGCGGCCATCATCTACGACTACACGGTCTATGGGCGGCCGGAAGAGTACAGCAAGCATTCCTGGCGGGACGATTCAGCCCGGGACGAGTAAGGACGCCACTGCTGTCGGAAAAGAAAAAAGGTTCTTCGCTGTAGCCTGTGGATTTTTGGAGCTCGCCATCTCTTCTGTGTGCACTGAGTGGCAGGTTCGCACATATCCGTTTGAAGAGGCAGAATGTGTGTGATTACAGCTCCAGGAGCCGCCAGGCCTGGAGGATGAGGGAGAGGGCGAATCCCCACAGGGCCAGGCCCAGAATGCGCATGGTCCAGGCATAGATGCGGCCTTGGACCAAGAAGCGGGCGGACCCGGCGATCCAGGCCACAAGCATCTTGGCCCCCACCAGGCAGATATAGAACCCGGACAGAAAGAATGCGGCCCGGAGCAGGGGGTGGCTGTCCGCCCCGGAGAGCAGGGGAGCGCCGACGGTGAACCAGAACAGATAGGGGTGGGGGTTGAGGTAGTTGGTCAGTACGCCCTTGAGCAGGGACTGGGGATTGGTCTGGTCCGGGTGCAGGACGTCTCCGGTGACCTGCAGGGTCTCATACCCCAGGTACAAGAGATACAGGGCCCCGAGAAGGGAAAGCCCGGCCAGGACCGGCTGCATATCCCGGATATGGATGGAAAGGACAACGGCTGCGCAGATGATGGGCGGGTCGGTGAGCAGGGGAGCCAGGGCCACCTTGCAGCCTTCCCGGATGCGATAGCGCAGGGTATGGGACAGGACCAGGGTGAGCATCGGGCCCGGGGCCAGCCCTGCGGTCAGGCCGAGAAGGGCGCCGGAGAGAAGGGAACTCGCGGGGGTGGAGAAAAGAGGCATGGGTTCATCTCTGGGCCGGCAGGGGCAGTTCAGGTCCTGGGGGCGTATTCGGCTATAAAGGCCCTGATCTTTTCGGTAGCCTGTTCCGGGGCCTCCAGGTGGGGAGCGTGCCCGCAGTCCGCGATCCAGCAGGGCAGGGCAGGGCCGGAGGTATTGCAAACGATGCTGTCCACCTGCTTAGCTGTTCCGAAGACGTCGTCGACTCCCTGCATGACCAGGGCCGGACTGGATACCCCGACCAGCTCCCGCTCAATGTTCCAGCCCGCGAACTCTGAAGACAGCCAGGTCTCAGTCCAGGCGTAGAAGACGTCATCTGTTTTCTCTTTATGATACTTGGCCAGCTTGTGCGGCCAGTCGGTGCGCTGGTAGCGGGTCTTGGCCTGGGCTATGCCCTGCACGGTTTCCGGCTCCACGAAAACATGTGCGGCGATGGTGGTCAGGCAGCAAACCCTCTCCGGGAAGGCCGAGGCAAAGAGCAGGGCGATGCTGCCCCCGTCGCTGTGCCCGATGAGGATGGCCCGGCTGATTCCCAGGGCCTGGAGCAGGGCCGGGAAATAGGTATAGGCTTCTGTGTGCAGATAGTCCGGAGTCCTGGGACGGACAAAAGGGGATGACCGTCCGTATCCCTGACGGTCGTAGGCGAGCCCGGGACGTCCGGTCGCTGCGCACAGGGCAGGGGGAAAGTCCTTCCACATCTCCACGCATCCCAGACCTTCGTGGAGGAAGATCAAAGGCGCGGAGGTACTCAGGTCAGTCTCTTGCCGCCGGGCGAAGCTGAAATGCCGGACCCGCAGCGTGGCGTCCAGGACCGGGATCATCTGATCGTGGGTCTCGATCCCGCATTCGGGCTGCCAGTCATCACTGGGGTGCATCCCCGCTTTCCTCCAGCCACTTGGACAGAATGTCGATAATCTGCCTGGCCTGCTTCTGATTGGAGATGTTGAACTTGGTTTGTGGCCGGAACTGGCCGCCGATCTTGCGGTAGCGGCGGATCATGTATTTTTCCGGGCCAAAGTCGTTCGTCTTGGGGTCAAGCTGGCGGTAGCGGAAGAGAATAGTGGTCCAGGCCCCTTTGGTCAGGATCTCCTTGTCCAGTTCCTGGACCAGGACCTGCCCGTCTTCTTCGTAGCTTATGGTAATGTCTTCAATCTTTTCAGCCATGAAATTCCCGTGAGTTGCCCGTGTTATGCGGATGCTGACTTCAGAGACCGTGATTTAGGATGCAACCATACCCAAGACCGGGGTGATGGTCAAAAACCGTTTTCAAAAGGATGCGTCCTGATGATTTGGCAAGCTGTTTGCATACTGTGCGGACGGGAACCTCCGATATAAGAGTGTCCAGGAAACCATGCAAACCAATAAGGAGGCAGAAAGATGGTACGCAGGGTGTTTTTGGCTGTTGTGGTGTCTGTTTTCGTCCTCTCCTCTCCCGGCATGGCGAAGCAGAATACCCTGTTTATCAGCGGTGGCGGCTCCTGGGACGCGGATGGAACCGTCCGTTTCAGTTATGTCCGGGATGTGGATTGGCAGTTCTGGTCTTCGTCCTTGGGACATTTTACGCCCAGTGTTGAGGTTGGGGCAGGATGGTGGTTTTCATCTGCCAAAACAGGTGTTCATGCCGATGTCACCCCCATGTTCAGATACGTCTTTCATACCGGCCGGGACGTGGTCCCCTTTGTGGAAGGAGGCGCCGGGGCCTCGTACATCAGCTACGAGCAGTTCGGGGGTCAAGATCTGGGCTCCCATTTTCAGTTCCGGGACGTGGCCGGAGTTGGGGTGGCCTTCGGCCCTGATGCCCAGTACTCCATGCATGCCAGATATGAGCACTACTCCAATGCAGATTTGGCTGATGAAAACGACGGCCTGGACTTCTGGGTCCTGGGCTTCGGGATGTCCTTTTAGGCCGAGGGGGATCAGAAGGACCAGGTCAGGGTCAAGGAGCCTATAACCTGGGGATCGTCCTGGCTCTCGAACTCCTTGGTCCGCAGCATGTGCCGGTAGGTAACTTTCAGCCGCTCAAAGGTCAGGGCCAGTCCTGCGGAGACCTGGGCCACCAAGGGATGCTTGTCCACACTGTGGCTGTCCTTCCAGGTGTTGCCGTCCAGAAAGATGTTCCGGGCCACAGCCTGGACCTGGGCGGCGGCGAACAGGTGCAGGCCGAACCGTCCCCAAGGGGTCAGCTGTGGCCCGGAGGGCTCTGGGACGCTGACCCCGGCTCCGGGCCGGATAACGTCCGATCCAAAGTCCCGGGGCAGCCTGTAGCCGAAGCGGAATTCAGCCCCGGCGTTGGCCGCAGTGAGTACATTGCCCACCGTGGTCCCGGCGAAGGGGATGAGGTCGGCTCCCAGGCAGCAGTCTGCGGTATGCTCCCAGGCCCGCCATTTTCGCTGCCAGGACAGGCGGATAGCCGGCTCGTCCCGGAGCTGGTTGTCCCAGCCCTCGGCCTGTTGCAGGTCGCGGAGCTGGTGGACCGTGTTTTGGGCTTCTTCTCCCAGAGCGGATGGGCCGATCATCCCGGCTACCAGCTCGATGGTGTCCAGCTGGGTGGCTGTCTTGCTGTGCAGGGCCAGGCCTGCATACAGAAAG includes:
- a CDS encoding acyloxyacyl hydrolase; protein product: MVRRVFLAVVVSVFVLSSPGMAKQNTLFISGGGSWDADGTVRFSYVRDVDWQFWSSSLGHFTPSVEVGAGWWFSSAKTGVHADVTPMFRYVFHTGRDVVPFVEGGAGASYISYEQFGGQDLGSHFQFRDVAGVGVAFGPDAQYSMHARYEHYSNADLADENDGLDFWVLGFGMSF
- a CDS encoding rod shape-determining protein, with the translated sequence MVFTRLFGFLGKNLAMDLGTANTLIYTPKDGIVLNEPSVVALDSRTEKVLAVGKEAKEFLGRTPERIRAIRPMKDGVIADFEVTKAMIAFFISKVIRGLQLVKPKIVICVPTGITQVEKRAVIESAQQAGAREVRLVEEPMAAAIGAKLPINKPMGNMVVDIGGGTTEVAVISLSSVAYAESVRVAGDEMNEAIQRFTKDEHKVLIGENAAEKIKIELGSAIPLPEPRSIRVSGKNMVDGRPKTIEINDGQVRESIKEPLNMIVMAVRNALEKTPPELVTDVANNGMLLAGGGAMLKGLDQLISQQSEISVIVDEAPLTTVLRGTGIALEREKDMEFVFVN
- a CDS encoding GAF domain-containing protein, whose product is MHDHSFFDRILGLICSVFDAYSAVLFLHSSDSTYTLVSHFSLGDNIQNGTLIQTGQGLVGWVLRNNQPLLVDDFHREGGSLGYYPQEAESKIKAFMGCPLPDGRGALCLDSKKSYTFSPKQQKILHQFVHLVEALCAQFSQQEDSEQKQRFYAVVQTFHRLRHNNPRWSIFLENLLQTLAECTHFSYCLFASRDEMGHGYSLEGWSRPLFRRTDLHRKKFDINAGVIGWVFRNHKSITTADKGERIRGAPLFEKHYDAPKFQSVICVPLIVHMRTRGVLVLADEERRSIHSELMDFVALISDQLALFLENLYLKNKLRQLQEV
- a CDS encoding DUF6485 family protein, encoding MSDKKERCPRLKINSESCPCTYPNCPRHGLCCECIQYHRQRGELPACYFTPEEERTYNRSIEFYVHRHFKK
- the manA gene encoding mannose-6-phosphate isomerase, class I, which codes for MLSILPMHNPIQNYAWGSREKLATFLGYSTPPADPLAELWMGAHPSAPSQVYTQGRWVQLDELIQQSPDRLLGKKNTERFGPHLPFLFKVLAVDRPLSLQVHPNAKQAWAGYQKEEALAVAPASAERSYKDPNPKPECICALEPFWGLNGFRPPEEIERWFAWLAPKALRPELDILDREEGPEALSGMLESLLHMEPRRRVEVLEHARSRVEEESELNRQDPRYWMAVLLAEHPGDIGALAPVFLQLMHLSPGQAAFLPPGRLHAYLSGLGLEIMANSDNVLRAGLTSKHIDVQELLKTMDFDRPEQGALEPVPGGGGWFAYPSFTEEFVLSGFELGPGCPRFEASLTGISILLCVQGELEISDQQSGEGIRLVQGQSVCIPGCVQSWTASGRGRAYVAETGVNLGSSFPDR
- a CDS encoding alpha/beta fold hydrolase, producing the protein MHPSDDWQPECGIETHDQMIPVLDATLRVRHFSFARRQETDLSTSAPLIFLHEGLGCVEMWKDFPPALCAATGRPGLAYDRQGYGRSSPFVRPRTPDYLHTEAYTYFPALLQALGISRAILIGHSDGGSIALLFASAFPERVCCLTTIAAHVFVEPETVQGIAQAKTRYQRTDWPHKLAKYHKEKTDDVFYAWTETWLSSEFAGWNIERELVGVSSPALVMQGVDDVFGTAKQVDSIVCNTSGPALPCWIADCGHAPHLEAPEQATEKIRAFIAEYAPRT
- a CDS encoding lipid A deacylase LpxR family protein — protein: MNWTARIALILWMLLAALGLPSSALADDASKYQTLQVFFENDLFGNTDKYYTNAVQLTWLSKDLEEYSKDVRLPEWSLPLIRMAPFVNDPDSMHNVGLILGQQIYTPSDISTPALLVDDRPYAGFLYAGLALHSKTATQLDTIELVAGMIGPSALGEEAQNTVHQLRDLQQAEGWDNQLRDEPAIRLSWQRKWRAWEHTADCCLGADLIPFAGTTVGNVLTAANAGAEFRFGYRLPRDFGSDVIRPGAGVSVPEPSGPQLTPWGRFGLHLFAAAQVQAVARNIFLDGNTWKDSHSVDKHPLVAQVSAGLALTFERLKVTYRHMLRTKEFESQDDPQVIGSLTLTWSF
- a CDS encoding inositol monophosphatase family protein, which gives rise to MHNATHSTLLDSVRDVVLRAGEIILQHWDQPKDIAYKGRVDLVTETDVAVESFLTRELSALLPQASFLAEESAAENELERLTWIVDPLDGTTNFAHGLFAVATSVALWQDGKVELGVVNLPKTGECFFAQRGCGAWLNGSPISVSAQSHIEQALVATGFPYAKRERIDEIVPRLRGVLSTCRGMRRMGAAAVDLAYTACGRFDAFYELGLKPWDTAAGWLLVQEAGGRVSRFSPVADYALGADAILATNSKLHMAMAELLAI
- a CDS encoding LysE family transporter — encoded protein: MPLFSTPASSLLSGALLGLTAGLAPGPMLTLVLSHTLRYRIREGCKVALAPLLTDPPIICAAVVLSIHIRDMQPVLAGLSLLGALYLLYLGYETLQVTGDVLHPDQTNPQSLLKGVLTNYLNPHPYLFWFTVGAPLLSGADSHPLLRAAFFLSGFYICLVGAKMLVAWIAGSARFLVQGRIYAWTMRILGLALWGFALSLILQAWRLLEL